The Carnobacterium mobile DSM 4848 genome includes a window with the following:
- a CDS encoding ABC transporter ATP-binding protein: MTFALEINNLRKVYASDVEALRGINLTVEEGDFYALLGPNGAGKSTTIGIITSLVNKTSGKVTVFGYDIDTDLVRAKQQIGLVPQEFNFNPFETVQQILVNQAGYYGVSHKEALKRSEKYLKQSDLWEKRNVRARMLSGGMKRRLMIARALMHEPRLLILDEPTAGVDIELRREMWAFLRELNASGTTIILTTHYLEEAEMLCRNIGIIQSGELIVNTSMKDLLSKLQFETFIFDLAPYDKKLEITGYKSSFEDKLTLAVEVERNQGVNAIFEQLTNQGIKVLSMRNKSNRLEELFLKITEENH, from the coding sequence ATGACATTTGCACTTGAAATAAATAACTTAAGAAAAGTATATGCTTCAGACGTCGAAGCGTTGCGTGGAATTAATTTAACGGTAGAAGAAGGTGACTTTTATGCACTGTTAGGTCCTAATGGTGCGGGTAAATCGACGACAATTGGAATTATTACCTCGCTTGTGAACAAAACATCAGGAAAAGTAACCGTTTTTGGTTATGATATTGATACAGACTTAGTGCGTGCAAAGCAGCAGATTGGTTTAGTTCCTCAAGAATTTAATTTCAATCCTTTTGAAACTGTCCAACAAATTTTGGTTAATCAAGCCGGGTATTACGGTGTTTCTCATAAAGAAGCTTTAAAACGCAGTGAAAAATATTTAAAACAATCTGACTTATGGGAAAAACGCAATGTACGCGCACGCATGCTTTCAGGTGGAATGAAACGGAGATTAATGATTGCACGTGCATTAATGCATGAACCCCGATTGCTTATTTTAGATGAGCCAACAGCAGGAGTAGATATTGAGTTAAGACGTGAAATGTGGGCTTTTCTAAGAGAGTTGAATGCAAGTGGCACAACTATTATTCTGACAACTCATTACTTAGAAGAAGCGGAGATGCTTTGCCGGAATATTGGAATTATTCAATCAGGTGAGTTGATTGTGAACACTAGTATGAAAGATCTTCTTTCAAAATTACAATTTGAAACTTTTATCTTTGATTTAGCTCCTTATGATAAAAAACTTGAAATTACAGGGTATAAGAGTTCTTTTGAAGACAAATTAACTCTTGCTGTTGAAGTTGAACGCAATCAAGGAGTCAATGCCATATTTGAGCAGCTTACCAACCAAGGAATAAAAGTTCTTTCCATGCGGAATAAATCTAATAGATTAGAAGAACTATTTTTAAAAATCACAGAAGAAAATCATTAA
- a CDS encoding ABC transporter permease — protein MFNLYFTALKSLSIKETNRYLRIWVQTLVPPVITTSLYFIIFGKMIGGRIGEMGGFSYMEFIVPGLIMMSAITSSYSNVSSSFFSQKFQKNIEELLVAPVPAHIIIWGFVIGGLGRSVLVGTLVTIISLFFVPLHVYSWFIIVITLLMTAILFSLAGLINGIFAQSYDDVSIVPTFVLQPLTYLGGVFYSISMLPPVWQAISKVNPIVYMISGFRYGFLGTTDVSIIASETILILFIVVLYAICWYLIDKGYGLRS, from the coding sequence ATGTTTAATCTGTATTTTACTGCTCTAAAAAGTTTATCGATAAAAGAAACCAATCGCTATTTGCGTATTTGGGTGCAAACCTTAGTGCCGCCAGTAATCACTACATCACTATACTTTATTATCTTTGGGAAAATGATTGGGGGAAGAATCGGAGAGATGGGCGGGTTCTCCTATATGGAATTTATTGTGCCTGGACTTATTATGATGTCAGCAATCACAAGCTCTTATTCCAATGTATCTTCTTCATTTTTTTCTCAGAAGTTTCAGAAGAATATTGAAGAATTATTAGTTGCACCAGTTCCGGCACATATAATCATTTGGGGGTTTGTTATTGGCGGACTTGGAAGAAGTGTTCTAGTGGGCACACTTGTGACGATCATTTCTCTTTTCTTTGTGCCTCTTCATGTTTATTCATGGTTTATTATTGTCATTACCCTTTTGATGACGGCTATTTTATTTTCACTAGCAGGTTTAATAAATGGCATTTTTGCCCAATCTTATGATGATGTCTCTATAGTACCGACTTTTGTTTTACAGCCTTTGACTTATCTCGGCGGTGTATTTTATTCCATTTCAATGTTGCCGCCCGTCTGGCAAGCTATTTCAAAAGTTAACCCAATCGTTTATATGATTTCCGGTTTTCGCTATGGTTTTCTAGGAACAACAGATGTATCGATTATTGCATCTGAGACAATTCTTATTCTTTTTATCGTAGTGCTTTACGCTATTTGTTGGTACTTAATTGATAAAGGATATGGTTTGAGAAGTTAA
- a CDS encoding FAD-binding oxidoreductase, with the protein MKLFNSEELRSTISGEVYTKEDKEYTKLKRVKNLIFDPQPVAIVNCQSEADVVQTIRYCRANEWPFTIKSTGHSASGFSSGDEKVVIDIAALNQVVVEETSKRVRVGGGANWFNVAQALTPYDLAITSGDMGGVGVGGNAQGSGMGFFVRKFGITADRICGARLINADGEVVIVSKDKHPDLLWAIRGGAGNFGVVTEFIFEAHEGGTVLAGNLYYAFDQKTIQELADYLYHAPEELNGTLSFTTFPFTDKMPEKNKNQLVIELMICFKGRQINCTEILKDLQNFKGYLFDEVKPTSYADLFPPIDPSGSTLIFNLYTSNISNSLLNELTKELRESGDPRLIAQVKVLGGNFGKVENGAMAYSHRDSRYLVILRKGFAAAEEALAANEKWKKKWGLLKGFSEGIDINFLGITQVDELNQMYKPANLKKLKQLKQKYDPTNCFSGTLNIQ; encoded by the coding sequence ATGAAGTTATTTAATAGTGAAGAATTAAGGTCTACAATAAGCGGAGAAGTGTATACCAAAGAGGATAAGGAATATACAAAGTTAAAAAGAGTTAAGAACCTTATTTTCGATCCTCAACCAGTTGCTATTGTAAACTGTCAGAGTGAAGCAGATGTAGTTCAAACGATTCGGTATTGTCGAGCAAATGAATGGCCGTTTACGATTAAAAGCACTGGTCACAGTGCCTCTGGCTTTAGTTCAGGAGATGAAAAAGTAGTCATTGATATTGCCGCTTTAAATCAAGTTGTAGTAGAAGAAACGTCCAAAAGAGTTCGTGTAGGTGGCGGAGCTAATTGGTTTAACGTTGCTCAAGCTTTGACACCCTATGATTTAGCTATTACTTCTGGAGATATGGGAGGAGTAGGAGTTGGCGGCAATGCTCAAGGAAGCGGCATGGGCTTTTTTGTTCGTAAGTTTGGTATAACTGCAGATCGTATTTGCGGAGCGCGTTTAATTAATGCAGATGGAGAAGTAGTCATTGTGTCAAAAGACAAACACCCTGATTTATTATGGGCTATACGTGGTGGGGCAGGAAATTTTGGAGTGGTCACAGAGTTTATTTTTGAAGCTCATGAAGGAGGAACCGTATTAGCAGGCAATCTATATTATGCATTTGATCAAAAAACTATTCAAGAATTAGCTGATTATCTGTATCATGCTCCAGAGGAATTGAATGGAACGCTTTCTTTTACCACATTTCCTTTTACTGATAAAATGCCTGAAAAAAATAAAAATCAATTAGTGATTGAGTTAATGATTTGTTTCAAAGGAAGGCAAATAAACTGTACCGAAATATTAAAGGATTTACAGAACTTTAAAGGTTATCTTTTTGATGAAGTTAAGCCTACTTCTTATGCTGATTTATTTCCGCCTATTGATCCGAGTGGAAGTACACTAATATTCAATTTGTATACGTCAAATATATCCAATTCATTGCTCAATGAATTGACAAAAGAATTAAGAGAAAGTGGAGATCCGCGATTAATCGCTCAAGTAAAAGTTTTAGGAGGCAACTTTGGGAAAGTTGAAAATGGCGCAATGGCTTATTCTCATCGAGACAGTCGTTATCTGGTCATTTTACGAAAAGGATTTGCTGCAGCAGAAGAAGCGCTAGCAGCTAATGAAAAGTGGAAGAAAAAGTGGGGCTTGTTGAAAGGATTTTCTGAAGGAATAGATATTAATTTCTTAGGTATCACTCAAGTGGATGAATTAAATCAAATGTATAAACCAGCCAACTTAAAGAAACTAAAACAACTTAAACAAAAATATGATCCTACTAATTGTTTTAGTGGAACACTGAATATTCAATAG
- a CDS encoding arginase family protein — protein MQNESNVTIISNKYKDSIEKIYQDLYSCIIDIADIYGTNAICSAEAMQTIFQRIDAQSTSKLFFLGNGNFHYLSYGLLKKIKTSFTLIVYDHHNDAGKLAYKDLISCGSWINDAVLYLPNLKKVYIIGVGEEQEKEMLPEVGQKIEIIREEAMTDEKMAEISETIPTTDIYISVDRDILSEKEVQTNWNQGNIKIEKLIQSIDLVLHAHQLIGADVCGDLEWDYTSEFRYPITEYRKKSAAINKWLFDFLAKKMKQVSVAFTLKKP, from the coding sequence ATGCAAAATGAAAGTAATGTAACCATTATTAGTAATAAGTACAAGGATAGTATTGAAAAAATCTATCAAGACCTTTACTCGTGCATAATTGATATTGCGGATATTTACGGGACAAATGCAATATGTTCTGCAGAAGCAATGCAGACTATCTTTCAAAGAATAGATGCTCAATCAACATCCAAGCTTTTCTTTCTGGGTAATGGAAATTTTCATTACTTGTCTTATGGGCTATTGAAAAAGATAAAAACTTCTTTTACTTTGATTGTCTATGATCACCATAATGACGCTGGAAAGCTTGCTTACAAAGACTTGATTTCTTGCGGGTCTTGGATAAATGATGCAGTTCTTTATTTACCTAATTTAAAAAAAGTTTACATTATTGGGGTAGGAGAAGAACAAGAAAAAGAGATGTTGCCTGAAGTTGGTCAGAAAATTGAGATTATTAGAGAAGAAGCAATGACTGATGAGAAAATGGCGGAAATTTCTGAAACTATTCCAACTACCGATATCTACATTAGTGTAGACCGAGATATATTATCAGAAAAAGAAGTTCAGACTAATTGGAACCAAGGTAATATTAAAATAGAAAAGTTGATTCAGTCAATAGATTTAGTTCTCCACGCTCATCAGTTGATAGGCGCAGATGTGTGCGGAGATTTAGAATGGGATTATACTTCAGAATTTCGTTACCCTATAACTGAATACCGGAAAAAATCCGCTGCAATAAATAAGTGGTTATTTGATTTTCTAGCTAAAAAAATGAAACAAGTAAGTGTGGCTTTTACCTTAAAGAAGCCTTGA